DNA sequence from the Pedobacter schmidteae genome:
TATGGCGGTAAGAGAAGGTAATTTTTTCTTTCAAGCATGGTGACCGGGTATGGTGTAAGAGGAGGTGATTTTTTTGTTTCAGTATGGAGGGCTGGTATGGCGGTAAGAGGACGTGATTTTTTTAATTCAGTATGGGGGTAGGTATGGTGGTAAGCGGAGGTGATTTTTTCTTTAGAATTTTTATAATATGAAGGGTTTGTTATTTGCACTGGTGATTTCTCCAGTGTTTGCTTTGGTTCATGTGGATCATCAGCCAAAATCTGTTGCAGCAGGGAGAGATAGTATTCCTAAGGGACTTTATACTTTTATGGAAGGTGAAGTGAAGCCGGATGTTATAAAGCCATGTTTTAATGGCGCATATTATAGGAAGGCCGTATCCAGTAAAGACGTTTGGCTCGGTATATCAGGCACTGTTGTGCTGCCAAAAATTAGCCTGGACAGTTCGAGACGAAATGACAGGATGCCGGGACAGTTTTTAGACAATCCATCGGTTTATATGGGTGGAAATATGAATGAGCAGGAAACGGACGTAGGCCTTACCTGGGCAGTAGTGAAGTCGGAGAATGGTGTTGTTAGCAAAGAGCGGAAGGCATTCCGGCCATTTTTCAGAAGAGCGGGATATCCGAAAACAGGGCAAAAAGACATCTGGCAAAATGCTCCTGCTGAAAAGGCTTATTACTGGTATCCGGGTGAAGAGGTGCATATGTCGCTCAGGGTAGTTAGTGATGGTAAACTGAAATTTATGGTAGAGGGTGCAGGGAAACGTTTTGAGGCCGAATTTGAAAGCGATGGTTACCGGATGGATGGCGTAGGAGAGTTTAAGCGGGTAAATGCGATTGACCAGGTAAGGAACGAAGGGAAGGCTGCACAGCCTACCAAAGCAAGGGTGGAAAATTCTGTCTGGAAAGCGACAAACCTGTTTAGAATGTACAAAGGAAAAGTCATTACCGTTCCTATGCACCGGGATAGGTTTACCGATATGCGTTGTCCGGATATGAAGCATTTTAATATAAAGGCCAGTAAAGGCCAACAGAAGGTGGGAGGCGAAAGCATCAGCATTTATGGGAATGTTAGCTAAGTGACATTTGACCTGTTCTTGTTACATTTGTTGTGAGCGGTAGATGTTGAATATTTATTAACTTTACCGCACACTAACTAATATATTATCATATGAAAAGAACAGTTTATTTGCTGTTGTGCGTAATGTTATTGTCTTTTGCCCATACGGTGAAAGCAGACGAAGGGATGTGGCTCCCGATGCTGATAGGTAAAAACTATGAGCAAATGAAGAAACAAGGTTTTAAGCTGACTGCTAAAGACCTGTATAATGCCAATGGCTCTAGTTTAAAAGATGCAATTGTTCATTTTGGTGGTTTCTGTACCGGAGAGATTGTGTCGGACAAAGGCTTGATTTTTACCAATCACCACTGTGGTTATGATGCCATAGCGTCTAATTCGACCGCTCAGAACAATATTTTAGATAACGGATTTTATGCAAAAAATTATGGGGAAGAAAAACCAATCGCTGGTTTGTTTGTCCGTTTTTTGCAAAGAATGGAAGATGTTACAGCTAAAGTTAACGAGGCGACTAAAGGTTTGAAAGGCGGAGAGAAAGAAGCTAAAATGACAGAAGTGTTTAACGCAATTGCTAAAGCTGCAATAACCGGTCCGAGCATTGAAGCCAATGTGAAAGACTTTTATAAATCAAACCAATTCATTCTGTTTGTTTACGAGCGTTTTGATGATGTCCGTCTGGTAGGTACACCTCCTCAAAATATCGGAAAATTTGGTGGAGATACCGACAACTGGGAATGGCCACGTCAGACCGGTGATTTCTCGGTGTTCCGTGTGTATGCTTCAACCGGTAACCAAGCTGCAAAATATAATGTTCAGAACGTTCCTTATAAACCTAAGAAATTCCTTCCGGTTTCAATTAAAGGTGTTAAAAATGGCGATTTCTCCATCGTATATGGTTATCCCGGACGTACCGACAGGTATCTGACTTCTTATGGGGTTGACCTGGCGACTGAAAAAGTAAGCCCTACGATTGTTAAGCTTCGTGATATACGCCTGAAAGCATGGAAGGCCGAAATGGACAAAGATGTGAGTCTGCGTTTGAAATTGTCTTCTAAATATGCGCAGATTGCCAATTACTGGAAGTATTTTATCGGGCAAACCGAGCAGCTGAAACGCCTAAAGGTGGCAGATGCAAAAAGAACGGAAGAAAAAGCTTTTACCCAATGGGCCTCACAAAAAACAGAATTTGCAGGTTTAATGGAGCAATACGATCAGATTTATAAGGAAATTGATCCGATATCTGTTCAGCGTACTTATATTAACGAGGGCTTTAATGCTTCGCAATGGGCAACCAATGCATCGGGCATGGGTAGGGCATTGATCAATTTCAGCAAAAGTAAATACGACGCTGCGGCCAATAAACAAGTGCAGGAGAACCTGAATAATGCGGTAAATGCTTACGAAGAAACTTACAATGAGACGGCCGATAAAAAGATTTTTGCACAGATCTTAGCTTCGTTTTACAAAGACGTTCCGGTAAAAGCTCAACCTAAGTTTTTTGCAGAAATTGCTGAAAAATATTGGGCGGGTAATCCGGAGGCTACTTTTGAGAAGTATGCCAACTATCTTTGGGAAAATAGTAATTTCATTAAGCCAGAGAAGCTGAAAGCATTTATAGCTACAAATCCTTCGGCGGATGCGGTAAGTGCCGATCCAGGGTATCAATATGCTTTAAATATTATCCCGGCAGAGTATGTTAAAACAAACTTTGGTTCAATTGTAGCCGATTTTGAAAAGAAAAAGGCAGAGCTTGACCATTTGTATCTGAAAGCTATTCTGGAGAAAAATGCAGGTAAGATTATGTATCCGGATGCGAACTCGACCATGCGACTTACTTATGGAAATGTTCAGGATTACTCTCCAAAGGATGGTATGACATATAAGACTACCACAACTATTGATGGGATTATGCAGAAATATATTCCAGGTGATAGCGAGTTTGACCTGCCAGCTAATCTGATAGAAAACTATAACAAAAAGAATTTCGGGCAGTATGGTAATAATGGAACCCTAACCGTAGGTTTTATTACCAACAATGACATTACTGGCGGTAACTCGGGTTCTCCGGTGATCAATGGAAATGGAGAATTGATCGGTCTTGCTTTTGATGGTAACTGGGAAGCAATGAGTGGAGATATTGCTTTTGACAAGAAATTTAAGCGCACCATTTGTGTGGATGTAAGGTATGTGCTTTGGTGCATAGATGTACTAGGTGGTGCAAAGAATATTATTGATGAGTTGGATATCAGGAGAGATGGTGGGAAAAAATAACCGTTCTCTTCAAGAGCTGCATTACTTCGCTGAAGGGCGAAGAACGCTGAGGCTCTTTCTGAGAAGGTGATTTTTTCTTTAAAGCAGGATGGCAAATATGTCGTCCTGTTTTTTGTTAAGAATGTTTTTCAGAGCAGGTAATTTTCTGTTCAAAACAATGGCCAGACAATTATTTTGTCTGGCCATTTTATTTATCGCTTACTCTGTTCCTCCATATGCAGGTCGGTATCAAAAGGGCTTTTTGTAAAGGGGTAAATACTTTGTTTTACAAATCCTTTTGGATATTGAGCTTCTAAAACGCCGGTACTTGCAGGCCATTTTTTTCCGGGAAGATAATAAGTGCCAAAAATCATATCGATGAATGGAAATATGGATGCAAAATTATGCCCATAATACTTAGGATCTTCGCAGTGGTGCCAGTGGTGATATTGAGGGGTAGTGAAAATGTATTTTAAAAAGCCGAAGTTAATTCGGGTATTGGCATGGATCAATACAGCATGAATGGCAATGAAGATAATATACACGTTAAACACAGTACTTGAAAAGCCCAGGATATAGAGTGGGATGAAGGTCATTGCCCTGGTAAAAAAGATATCTATAAAATGGGTGCGACTGCCGGCCAGCCAGTCCATGTTGTGTGTAGAGTGATGTATGGAATGAAAAGGCCAAAGGTATACACGGGTATGGAAAATTCGGTGAGCCCAATATTGAAATAAATCTGTGGTAAAAAAGGCAAGAAATAGGGCCGCGATAAAAGGTAAACTTTGAACCCATACGTGTACCTCGTCCAGGCCAATCCATCCAAAAAAGACTACGGCGGGCTTTTGGGTAACGATTCCGAAAAATTGAATAAATAAGTGGCTGATTACAAAATAAGTCAGGTCTGTTCGCCATTCCTCATGAAACTTAGTTTGTGATTTATTTCTGGGGAAAAATAATTCCAGGGGAACAAAAATAGCTACCATGAGCAAAAGATCGAGTATCATCCAATCTAAGCCGAAATGCCAGCTGGAATGCTCTACCGCTCTGCCTTCAACAGAGAAAGCGCCCAATAAAATGGCTAATCCTGAAATAGATGAGCCAATGAGTCCCCATTTAATCTTTTTGCTGAGAATTACGCTCAATAAAGCAAAAAAGAAAGAAGCTACAATTCCTGCGGCCATAAGCAGTTCCATACTGTCCTCTGTATAAACTTCACGGAATTCGGGAGTAGTCAATTCTTCGGGAAACAGGAAACAGAAAATTCCAAGTAAGCAAAGGGTAGCTAAGAAAATAGAGATGTAACCGCTAATATGGCCATCTCCAACTTTTAAACGTTTGTTAGGAGACATAAAAAAAATAGATGTGTGGCTAAATATAAAATTAAAGATCGACTTCCTGCTAAAATCGCTGATTTAATTGCTCATTATAAATCTTACTAAAATATTAATTTAGTAAGATGGAATTATCGATGAAACTAAGTAAACATAATCGTAAATTAAGCCCATTTGTATGGCTGTTTTTGTTGTTTGTTCCAATATTCGTAAAAGCCCAGCCTTTTTCACCAGGTATAAAAAAGGTTTTGTTTTTGGGAAACAGCATCACTTATGCTGGTCAATATGTAACTGATATTGAAGCTTATTGCAGGATGAATTATCCTGGTCATCAAATAGAATTTATCAACATGGGCTTGCCCAGTGAAACGGTATCGGGATTATCCGAACCTGGACATGCCGGAGGGAAGTTTCCGCGACCTGCTCTGCAGGAACGGCTGGACAGGGTAATGAATTTGGTTAAGCCAGATGTCGTTTTTGCCTGTTATGGAATGAATGACGGGCTTTACATGCCCTTTGATAACGAACGTTTTGAAAAATTCAAGGCCGGGATCAACTGGCTGCATGATAAATACGTAAAGGCCGGAATCAGAATTGTACATCTTACACCACCAATTTATGATGAATTAAGAGGGGGCAAAAAAGGCTATGCGGCGGTGCTTGATCGTTATGCCGAGTGGTTACTTGGCCAGCGCAAAGCTGAAGGCTGGGAAGTAGCAGATATTCATTTTCCTATGAAAAAATATCTTGAAGCACACCGTAAAGTGGATGCTTCATTTAATATGGCTGGTTTTTATTTGGCGGCCGACGGTGTGCATCCTGCTGAACTGGGCCATTGGATTATGGCAAAAGAACTGTTGCTTTACCTTGGCGAAAAACAGTTACAATCAGCCCCCGATTTGATGGCAGCAATCAGACATCCTAAAAAAGAAGAGATTTTGAAGTTAATTGTCCAAAAACAAACAGTAATGAAGGATGCCTGGCTGACGGCAGCTGGGCATAAACGCCCTATGAAGGCAGGTTTAGCTTTGGCGGAAGCACAAGAAAAAGCCGAAGAAATAGAAGGGCAGATTAATGAATTGATGAAATAACTATTCCTAATAAAACGAATTATTAAAGATGAGAACAAAAGATTTATCAAGACGACATTTTTTAAAGCAGACCATGATGCTGTCTGCTGCGGCAGCCATCGCTCCGGGAGTATTGATGGGGATGAACAAAGGGGATATCACATTTGCCGGCCCAAACGAGCGTGTAAACCTGGCCTGTATAGGAATCGGTAACAGAGGTGCCGAAATTATCCGTGATTTGTATAAAACGGGTTTGGTAAATATTGTAGCCTTATGCGATGTTGATATGGGGGCTGCGCATACGGCTGCTGTTTTGAAGGAGTTTCCGAATGTGCCACGCTTTCAGGACTTCAGGAAGATGTTTGATAAGATGAGCAACCAGATTGATGCCGTTACGGTTGGAGTACCCGATTTTTCTCATTTCCCGATTACGATGATGGCAATGGGATTGGGTAAACATGTTTATGTAGAGAAACCGATGGCACGTACTTTTAACGAAGTGGAGCTGATGATGAAAGCCGCGAAAAAATACAGTAAGGTAGTAACCCAGATGGGGAATCAGGGACATTCGGAAGCTAATTATTTTCAGTTTAAAGCCTGGAAGGAGGCGGGAATCATCAAAGATGTGACTTCGATCACTGCACACATGAACTCGCCCAGACGTTGGCATGGCTGGGACATCCATATGAGTGCTTTCCCTGCTGCGCAGCCTGTTCCGGAGACGCTCGACTGGGATCTTTGGCAAATGGCTACAAACGGACACAATTACAATAAAGATTTTGTAAATGGACAATGGCGTTGCTGGTATGATCTGGGTATGGGCGCACTTGGCGACTGGGGTGCGCATATTCTGGATACGGCACATGAGTTTCTTGATCTTGGATTGCCACAGGAAATTAATGCTGTTAAACTAGAGGGGCACAACAAGCTCTTTTATCCAACCTCCACCACTTTGTGTTTTAAATTTCCGAAAAGAGGTAATATGCCTGCTTTGGACATCAACTGGTACGATGGTGTAAATAATCTGCCACCCATTCCAAAAGGCTACGGTGTGTCGGGGCTCGACCCGAATATTCCGCCACCAAGTACAGGGGCAATTGAGCCTGCAAAGTTAAATCCCGGAAAGATCCTCTACAGTAAGGAACTGACCTTTAAAGGTGGGTCTCATGGTAGTACATTATCCATTATCCCGGAAGAAAAAGCGAAGGCTATGGCTGCCTCATTGCCAGAGGTACCTGTAAGTCCTTCTAATCACTTTAAAAACTTCCTTCAGGCCTGCAAAGGGGAAGAGAAAACAAGGTCACCTTTTGCTGTAGCCGGACCACTTAGCCAGGTGTTTTGCCTGGGTGTATTGGCGCAGAAGCTAAATACCAAACTGGAGTTTGATCGTAAAAAGAAGATCATTACCAATAACAAAACTGCAAATGCGCTGCTCATCGGGCCACCACCGCGCAAAGGCTGGGAGCAATATTATAAAGTGTAGCTATTAAAGAATAACATAGCTAATGAAAACAAAGCATAGCTATTAAAACTGGATTTACTAAAAACCAAAAGGCCGTACTGATCAACTCTCAGTACGGCCTTTGGCTTTTTAGTAGCAAATCCAGCCCTGAAGCAGATCACTGAATTTGCGAGATAATTAAAAATAGCTGAAATTTCCTTTGTCGCTACTGATGGTCACCTGCTTTTGAGCAGAAGCCTCTACACGGCCAATAACTTGCGCATCGATATTAAAGCTTTTGGATATGGCTATAATATCCTCAGCAATGGAAGCAGGGACATATAATTCCATACGGTGCCCCATATTAAATACCTTGTACATCTCTTTCCAGTCGGTACCCGACTGTTCCTGAATCAATTGAAACAGGGGAGGGACAGGGAATAAATTATCTTTAATGATATGTACATTGTCATTAACAAAATGTAATACTTTAGTTTGAGCGCCACCGCTGCAATGTACAATACCATGGATTTGCGATCTGAAGCCTTCCAAAACTTTCTTAATCACCGGAGCATAGGTACGCGTAGGTGATAAAACCAGTTTACCCGCAGTTATTTCTGTATTCTCGTCAACGCGAACTTTGTCGGTTAACTTTTTGCCACCTGAAAATACCAGATCAAAAGGCACCGCCGGATCAAAACTTTCCGGATAAGCGTTGGCAACCGATTTATCAAATACATCATGACGTGCAGAAGTTAGTCCATTAGAACCCATTCCGCCATTATATTCCGTTTCATAGCTTGCTTGTCCTGATGAGGATAAGCCAACAATTACATCGCCCGACTGAATATTGTCGTTGCTGATGATTTTATCTCTTTCAATGCGGCAGGTTACAGTTGAATCAACAATAATGGTCCGTACGAGATCGCCGACGTCGGCCGTTTCACCTCCGGTTGAGTATATCGAGATACCCTGTGAACGAAGTTCGGCTAAAATTTCTTCAGTACCATTGATAATGGCGGCAATTACTTCACCTGGAATCAGGTTTTTATTACGTCCGATTGTTGAAGATAACAGGATATTGTCTGTCGCACCTACACAGATCAGATCGTCAATATTCATAATGATGGCGTCTTGAGCAATGCCTTTCCATACGGAAATGTCGCCGGTTTCTTTCCAGTAAACATAAGCCAGAGAAGACTTTGTGCCTGCACCATCTGCATGCATGATGTTACAAAACGTTTCATCATTGCCCAGAATATCAGGGATGATTTTGCAGAAGGCCTGCGGGAAAATGCCTTTGTCTATGTTCTTGATGGCCTGATGCACATCTTCTTTCGAGGCAGAAACGCCACGCTGGTTGTACCTGTTATCACTCATGTTGCTGCAAAGATAGAAAAAAATAACCCCTGCCAATTAAGACAGAGGTTATAAAACTAAAAAATAGTTAAAGTATTGAGGTTTGGTTTATTTTAAAAACAATAACTCTCTGAATTTAGGTAAAGGCCATACGCTATCGTCTACAATTTGTTCTAACTTATCGGTATGATAACGGATGGTATCGAAGTAAGATTTTACTTTTTCATCATAAGCAATCGCTTTTTCACGGCTTTCTTCAATTGCATTTACTTTTTTGCGTTGCTCAAGCATTTCATCAATGCTGGTTTTAACCACGTTTAAGTGTGAAGACAATTTGTTGATGATGGCCAATGGCGTAGCTAAAGCCTCAGCGCCCAAGCCAAGTTCTTTTAGTCCTTTAGCATTTTCAATCAATGTATTCTGGTAAGCAATAGCAGCAGGAATAATCATGCTGTTGGTTACTTCTCCCATTACCCTTGCTTCAATCTGAAGTTTTTTGAAATAGCTTTCCAACAGAATTTCATGACGTGCATGTAATTCGCGCTCGCTGAAGATATTTAATTTACCGAACAGTTCAGTAGATTTTTCACTAACATAAGCATCCAAAGCTTTAGGTGTAGTTTTGATATTCGATAATCCGCGTTTTTCAGCTTCTGCAGCCCACTCATCGCTGTATCCATTACCTTCAAAACGAATGTCTTTAGATTCTTTGATGTATTTTTTGATGACAGTTAATAACGCAACATCTTTTTTCTCGCCTTTTTTGATCAGTTTATCAACTTCAATTTTGAATTTAACCAATTGATCGGCAACGATAGCGTTCAACACTGTCATTGGAGCTGAAGAGTTTTCTGAAGAACCAACTGCCCTTAATTCAAATTTATTTCCTGTAAAGGCAAAAGGTGATGTACGGTTACGGTCGGTTGTATCAAAAGAAATCTGAGGGATTTTAGGGATACCTAACCATAATGAATCCTCATTTTTTACTTTTTTGATGATGCTTCTTGAAGATTCGATTTCGTCCAGAACATCAGCCAACTGAGAACCAAGGAAAATAGAAATGATTGCCGGTGGAGCTTCGTTGGCACCTAAACGGTGATCGTTGCTTACCGAAGCGATACTTGCTCTTAATAGGTCGGCATGCTCATGAACTGCTTTGATGGTGTTAACGAAGAAGGTTAAGAACATCAGGTTGTTTTTAGGCGTTTTTCCTGGTGATAATAAGTTTTTGCCTGTATCGGTAATTAATGACCAGTTGTTGTGTTTACCCGATCCATTGATACCTGCATATGGTTTTTCATGTAAAAGCACTTTAAAGTTGTGTCTTAAAGCAACTTTTTCCATTAAATCCATTAACAATTGATTGTGATCAATAGCCAGGTTAATTTCCTCATAAATAGGCGCACACTCAAACTGAGAAGGTGCAACTTCATTGTGACGGGTTTTCAAAGGGATACCCAATTTCAAAGCCTCATTTTCAAAGTCAACCATAAAAGTGAACACACGCTCCGGAATAGAACCAAAGTAGTGATCTTCTAATTGTTGTCCTTTGGCAGACATGTGTCCGAATAAAGTACGACCGGTTAAGGATAAATCCGGACGGGCATTGTATAATGCAAGGTCAACCAGGAAATACTCCTGCTCGATACCCAATGATGCATTCACTTTAGTGATGCTTTTGTCAAAATACTGACAAACATCAACAGCAGCTTTATCCATAGCAGAAAGTGCTTTTAACAAAGGTGCTTTATAATCCAGGGCTTCGCCTGTGTAAGCAACAAATACGGTAGGAATGCAAAGGGTCTTACCTGCTTTGCTTTCCATAATGAAAGCTGGAGAAGACGGATCCCATGCTGTATAACCACGCGCCTCGAAAGTGTTGCGGATACCACCATTAGGGAAACTTGATGCATCTGGCTCTTGCTGAACTAAGGCACTTCCGGCAAATACCTCGATTGCACCTTCACCACTTGGCTCAAAAAATGAATCATGTTTTTCGGCAGTTGTACCTGTCAACGGCTGAAACCAGTGTGTGTAGTGTGTAGCGCCTTTGCCCATTGCCCAGCTTTTCATGGCTGTTGCGATGTGGTTGGCATCTTCGTGGTTGATTAATTCACCTTGTTCAATTGATGAGATCAGTTTTTGAAATACTTCTTTTGATAAGTAGTCTTTCATCTTTTTCTTATCAAAAACATTCACTCCAAAAAAGTCAGAAATTTTAGTTGAAGGTGACTTTACTTCCGGTGAAACTCTTGTTTGTGCCTCTTTTAATGCAATTGTTCTTAAGCTTTTCATTTATTTGTTTAAAGTTTGGTCAAAAATAAGTTTTTTATTGAATGTTTTCAATAAATTGTTTGTAAAAATACAAATTTTGGCAATTATTCAAAGAAAACCTTGTCAGTTTTTTAGTTTTGGTGATAAAATGATGTTGGTTTTTGTCTTTTTTATGAAAATGATAATTTTTGTATGCCAATTAAATGGTTTTGTTAAGATTCTTGCTTTTTTTGCTGCATATCTCTCACCATAAGTCTGGATAAATAACCCAAAAATAGGATCAATAAACCCAGTGCTATCCACATCCAACTCTTTTTTATCCATACCGGACTCCCTTTTGTTGGTTCAGCTTTAGCCATTTTAAAATTTGCTACCTTGATAAAAGGTATAGCATTACCAATGCTGTCATTAAAATAACTCAGGTCGTACCGTGGTAATGGCATACCTGGCTGACCTATTTTAACTATATATTGTTTATCTTTTTCAAGATAGGTAATCAATTGCATATTTTTCTGATAAGCCTGAATGTTTTTTATCAACAAAGGTGGATTGTCTTCATTTTCTATGACCAGAAACAATTCTTTATGCCTGTTTTCGCTCCAAAGATCAATTACTGGTTTCTTTTCGGAAGAAATAATGAAATCAATAAGCCTGTTTTCTGAATAGTGTTGTTTTTTTGTTCTGATGAGTGGATTTGTTTCAGAAAGCCATGCCGTTCTTCTGAAATATCGGAAGCCATCAGGGTTTAACACCAGTTGGTCTACCTGATACACATCATTAAAAGTGATTTTTACAATGCTGCGCTGATTTGTTTTATCTTCTTGTACGGAAATTGAGGGACTGGGAATACTGGTATACTCCAGAAATTTTAGCGAGCTGGCATCGGCCCGGTATGTGCTATCTGGTCGCATTCTGATCAGGTAGGGGATTTCCTTTTGCTGATCAAATATCCTGATGTCGGCCAGATTTGTATTTTCGGTTTTTGATATGATTTCCGGCCCCAGGGCGATTTTATAAAAGCCATTGGCTTTTACTTTTTCTAGCTCTGCCTGCCATTTAAAAGTCTGACCAATGGTTTGTAGACTGCAAAAGGAGCAGGCTACAAATAAAAACAACTTAAGCTTCATGGTCGGTATTTTCTTTTTTATCGCTGGCCAGCAGCAAATTTTTTAAACGCTGATACATAAATGAAATCACCAGTAATAAAACACCCAGAGAGATGAAGGCTGCAATTTTTCCACCTTC
Encoded proteins:
- a CDS encoding S46 family peptidase — translated: MKRTVYLLLCVMLLSFAHTVKADEGMWLPMLIGKNYEQMKKQGFKLTAKDLYNANGSSLKDAIVHFGGFCTGEIVSDKGLIFTNHHCGYDAIASNSTAQNNILDNGFYAKNYGEEKPIAGLFVRFLQRMEDVTAKVNEATKGLKGGEKEAKMTEVFNAIAKAAITGPSIEANVKDFYKSNQFILFVYERFDDVRLVGTPPQNIGKFGGDTDNWEWPRQTGDFSVFRVYASTGNQAAKYNVQNVPYKPKKFLPVSIKGVKNGDFSIVYGYPGRTDRYLTSYGVDLATEKVSPTIVKLRDIRLKAWKAEMDKDVSLRLKLSSKYAQIANYWKYFIGQTEQLKRLKVADAKRTEEKAFTQWASQKTEFAGLMEQYDQIYKEIDPISVQRTYINEGFNASQWATNASGMGRALINFSKSKYDAAANKQVQENLNNAVNAYEETYNETADKKIFAQILASFYKDVPVKAQPKFFAEIAEKYWAGNPEATFEKYANYLWENSNFIKPEKLKAFIATNPSADAVSADPGYQYALNIIPAEYVKTNFGSIVADFEKKKAELDHLYLKAILEKNAGKIMYPDANSTMRLTYGNVQDYSPKDGMTYKTTTTIDGIMQKYIPGDSEFDLPANLIENYNKKNFGQYGNNGTLTVGFITNNDITGGNSGSPVINGNGELIGLAFDGNWEAMSGDIAFDKKFKRTICVDVRYVLWCIDVLGGAKNIIDELDIRRDGGKK
- a CDS encoding sterol desaturase family protein, giving the protein MSPNKRLKVGDGHISGYISIFLATLCLLGIFCFLFPEELTTPEFREVYTEDSMELLMAAGIVASFFFALLSVILSKKIKWGLIGSSISGLAILLGAFSVEGRAVEHSSWHFGLDWMILDLLLMVAIFVPLELFFPRNKSQTKFHEEWRTDLTYFVISHLFIQFFGIVTQKPAVVFFGWIGLDEVHVWVQSLPFIAALFLAFFTTDLFQYWAHRIFHTRVYLWPFHSIHHSTHNMDWLAGSRTHFIDIFFTRAMTFIPLYILGFSSTVFNVYIIFIAIHAVLIHANTRINFGFLKYIFTTPQYHHWHHCEDPKYYGHNFASIFPFIDMIFGTYYLPGKKWPASTGVLEAQYPKGFVKQSIYPFTKSPFDTDLHMEEQSKR
- a CDS encoding SGNH/GDSL hydrolase family protein — translated: MELSMKLSKHNRKLSPFVWLFLLFVPIFVKAQPFSPGIKKVLFLGNSITYAGQYVTDIEAYCRMNYPGHQIEFINMGLPSETVSGLSEPGHAGGKFPRPALQERLDRVMNLVKPDVVFACYGMNDGLYMPFDNERFEKFKAGINWLHDKYVKAGIRIVHLTPPIYDELRGGKKGYAAVLDRYAEWLLGQRKAEGWEVADIHFPMKKYLEAHRKVDASFNMAGFYLAADGVHPAELGHWIMAKELLLYLGEKQLQSAPDLMAAIRHPKKEEILKLIVQKQTVMKDAWLTAAGHKRPMKAGLALAEAQEKAEEIEGQINELMK
- a CDS encoding Gfo/Idh/MocA family oxidoreductase, with protein sequence MRTKDLSRRHFLKQTMMLSAAAAIAPGVLMGMNKGDITFAGPNERVNLACIGIGNRGAEIIRDLYKTGLVNIVALCDVDMGAAHTAAVLKEFPNVPRFQDFRKMFDKMSNQIDAVTVGVPDFSHFPITMMAMGLGKHVYVEKPMARTFNEVELMMKAAKKYSKVVTQMGNQGHSEANYFQFKAWKEAGIIKDVTSITAHMNSPRRWHGWDIHMSAFPAAQPVPETLDWDLWQMATNGHNYNKDFVNGQWRCWYDLGMGALGDWGAHILDTAHEFLDLGLPQEINAVKLEGHNKLFYPTSTTLCFKFPKRGNMPALDINWYDGVNNLPPIPKGYGVSGLDPNIPPPSTGAIEPAKLNPGKILYSKELTFKGGSHGSTLSIIPEEKAKAMAASLPEVPVSPSNHFKNFLQACKGEEKTRSPFAVAGPLSQVFCLGVLAQKLNTKLEFDRKKKIITNNKTANALLIGPPPRKGWEQYYKV
- a CDS encoding AIR synthase related protein, yielding MSDNRYNQRGVSASKEDVHQAIKNIDKGIFPQAFCKIIPDILGNDETFCNIMHADGAGTKSSLAYVYWKETGDISVWKGIAQDAIIMNIDDLICVGATDNILLSSTIGRNKNLIPGEVIAAIINGTEEILAELRSQGISIYSTGGETADVGDLVRTIIVDSTVTCRIERDKIISNDNIQSGDVIVGLSSSGQASYETEYNGGMGSNGLTSARHDVFDKSVANAYPESFDPAVPFDLVFSGGKKLTDKVRVDENTEITAGKLVLSPTRTYAPVIKKVLEGFRSQIHGIVHCSGGAQTKVLHFVNDNVHIIKDNLFPVPPLFQLIQEQSGTDWKEMYKVFNMGHRMELYVPASIAEDIIAISKSFNIDAQVIGRVEASAQKQVTISSDKGNFSYF
- a CDS encoding glutamine synthetase III, translated to MKSLRTIALKEAQTRVSPEVKSPSTKISDFFGVNVFDKKKMKDYLSKEVFQKLISSIEQGELINHEDANHIATAMKSWAMGKGATHYTHWFQPLTGTTAEKHDSFFEPSGEGAIEVFAGSALVQQEPDASSFPNGGIRNTFEARGYTAWDPSSPAFIMESKAGKTLCIPTVFVAYTGEALDYKAPLLKALSAMDKAAVDVCQYFDKSITKVNASLGIEQEYFLVDLALYNARPDLSLTGRTLFGHMSAKGQQLEDHYFGSIPERVFTFMVDFENEALKLGIPLKTRHNEVAPSQFECAPIYEEINLAIDHNQLLMDLMEKVALRHNFKVLLHEKPYAGINGSGKHNNWSLITDTGKNLLSPGKTPKNNLMFLTFFVNTIKAVHEHADLLRASIASVSNDHRLGANEAPPAIISIFLGSQLADVLDEIESSRSIIKKVKNEDSLWLGIPKIPQISFDTTDRNRTSPFAFTGNKFELRAVGSSENSSAPMTVLNAIVADQLVKFKIEVDKLIKKGEKKDVALLTVIKKYIKESKDIRFEGNGYSDEWAAEAEKRGLSNIKTTPKALDAYVSEKSTELFGKLNIFSERELHARHEILLESYFKKLQIEARVMGEVTNSMIIPAAIAYQNTLIENAKGLKELGLGAEALATPLAIINKLSSHLNVVKTSIDEMLEQRKKVNAIEESREKAIAYDEKVKSYFDTIRYHTDKLEQIVDDSVWPLPKFRELLFLK